GCGACCTCCACTTAAGCAGCGGCACAATAGTGCCGGGCGCCGCTTTTGAGGTGCGTCTGTAACCAGCCGATTGCGCGGAAACGGTGAAATGCTTCACTAAGCCGAAGCGGCCTGAAACATATGCACGCAAACTAATTGGGGTGGGGGCGCATGTCGATCCGCGGCGCCCGCGATGTCAGGCGATCAAGCGCAGGCGGCGGCAAGCGCCGCGCCTGAAGCGCGTCGCGATCTTTCAGATTCGCCGCATGCGCTTTAGGTTTTTGATTTTACGCATGTCTTCGTCCTGAAACCGGCTCCCACTGGGAGACATGCTTTAGCTCGTCGCTTGATAGTTGGCTTAAACTTCGAAACCGGAACAGGCGCCCGCATAATCCGGCGCCTGCCGTTCGGCCGCTCGCCATGCGGCTTTCAGAACTTCATGGTGCTCGGCGTCTATGCGCCGGCCCGGCGGGCGCGTTTGCCCGACGTATCCTGCCTTTGATCTTCTTCGTCGATCTCGCTCATCGCCTGTTCCCAAAAGCGCAAGTCGGCGCCCTCGGGCTTTCCTTCCTTTTCCCAAAGTTCATAGGCGCGCATGCGGATGCGCTCTTCTCTGCTCTGATCAGCCATCGGTTCCTCCGGATCTCGATTTCACCAGAAGGAACGTTGGCAGCGGCGAAACGATCCGTGATTGAGTGGGCCGCAGCCGATTTTCCTCGCCGCTCAGCCGATTATTGCGCCGTCGCTGGCGACCGCCCTGCCGGCCCGGTATTGTGGAAAGGCTTATCGGCGCGCAGCACCGAGACGGATGAGGGGGGTTGGAAGGAACGGGGCGTGGATGATTTTGAGCACCTGGCCTCCAATGTCTCGCTTCGTCCAGCACCCGTCATCCGTCGCCTTCGGCGACTCCTTCTCCCACACGGGAGAAGGAGTCGCTGCCTATTCCGCTTTCGCGGAAGTTTCCGCGCGCAAAAAATATGCGATGGTGCGGTCTGCGGTACGAGGCCGCCGTGGTCGACGCGGACGCCCAAGCACATCCCCAACAATGTCGCCCCCAACGGCCGCGTCGACCATGAACCAAGGCGCCCCCCGCGGGCGCCGTTTCTTTTGGGCAATCAGGCTTGGGCGTATTCGGCGACCAGCCCCTCATACTCCTCGAAGGCCGGCAGGGCCGCGTAGCTGTGCACGGCGGGCGTCGTCGCCCAGGATAATTTCTCGCTGGTCCAGGTCTCGATGAAGGGCGTGAACCAGGCGTGGTCGTCGAGCATGGTCGGACGCAGGTTGACGAACCAGTCGAGCCCTTCCGGCCGGGTGAACATCCAGGTCATGCAGTAGCCGCAGAAATAGTGTCTCGAGGCGCCGTGCAGGCCGCCGATCACCGGCTCTCCCTTGGTGATCTCGAAACTTTCCGCTGGAATGGCGGCGCTCAGCGAATAGGCGCTGGAGGACATAAGCTGACAGCCGGTGCAGTGGCAGGCCATGGTGAGCAGCGGCTTTGCCGAGATTTTCAGGCGCACGCGGCCGCAGCGGCAGCCTCCTTCGGCGGGCAGTGTGATGTGGGGCATGGTGGGTTCCTTTGGGGTCTTCCCCTTCTCCCCTTGTGGGAGAAGGTGTCGCCGAAGGCGACGGATGAAGGGTGCTGGACGGAGCGAGGCGATGGAGTCCTGGCGCTTCAACCAGCAGACGCCGAGTTTCTTCCAACACCCCTCATCCGTCTCGGCGCTGCGCGCCGATCCACCTTCTCCCACAAGGGAGAAGGGAACTGGCGCTCAGCTGCCAACCAACACCGCCGTCGTCGTCAGCCGCGCGCCCTGCTTCGCGAAAACCTCATTGTGCCGCGCGATGATGTCAGGCGCCTTCTCCTCATGAGAATCCAGCGTCGAATGGGCATCCGAAACCACGGTGACGCCAAGCCCTTCGGCTAACGCGCCCTTGACGGTGGCGGCGACGCAGAAGTCGGTCTGGGCGCCGATAAGCACGACGTCCCGCGCGCCCTGCCCCGCGATCCACTGCCCGAGCTCGGCATTGGAAAAGGCATTGCCGACCGTCTTGCCGAAGGTCGGCTCGCCGGCGGCCTGGCCGAGCTGCGGCCACACCGGCCAACCGGAAGCGCCCGGCGCCAGCGGATCGCCCGCCGGCCCATCATGGCGGATGAACGCCACCTTGCGGCCGGAGCGCCGCGCCCAGTCGATCAGTTTTCGAGCACGTTCAGCGATCATGTCCGCATCGTGGATCGGCGGATCGAAACGGCCGTCGAACATGCCGGTCTGCAGGTCGACGACGATGAGCGGGGCGGCGGCGGAGGGGGCGATGTCTGGCATGGCGGCGAGGATAGCGTAGGCGGGGGATGGGTCAAGGCGGCAGCCTTCTCCTTCTCCCCTTGTGGGAGAAGGTGGATCGGCGCGCAGCGCCGAGACGGTTGAGGGGTGCTGGAAGGAATGAGGCGCGGAAATATTTCGCGCTTTCAATCGCTTACCTCTTCAACGCCGCGATCCGTCCAACACCCCTCATCCGTCCGAGCTTCGCTCGGCCACCTTCTCCCACAAGGGGAGAAGGAGGGCGCTACGACATCAGCGGCATGGGCCCCTTCAGGGCCTCCGCCAGCGCGTCGCGGAAGACCGCGATCGGGCGCGCGAGCCTGCCCGCCGGCGGGCGG
The window above is part of the Mesorhizobium sp. WSM4904 genome. Proteins encoded here:
- a CDS encoding DUF2934 domain-containing protein produces the protein MADQSREERIRMRAYELWEKEGKPEGADLRFWEQAMSEIDEEDQRQDTSGKRARRAGA
- a CDS encoding isochorismatase family protein → MPDIAPSAAAPLIVVDLQTGMFDGRFDPPIHDADMIAERARKLIDWARRSGRKVAFIRHDGPAGDPLAPGASGWPVWPQLGQAAGEPTFGKTVGNAFSNAELGQWIAGQGARDVVLIGAQTDFCVAATVKGALAEGLGVTVVSDAHSTLDSHEEKAPDIIARHNEVFAKQGARLTTTAVLVGS
- a CDS encoding GFA family protein; the encoded protein is MPHITLPAEGGCRCGRVRLKISAKPLLTMACHCTGCQLMSSSAYSLSAAIPAESFEITKGEPVIGGLHGASRHYFCGYCMTWMFTRPEGLDWFVNLRPTMLDDHAWFTPFIETWTSEKLSWATTPAVHSYAALPAFEEYEGLVAEYAQA